TAGTCaattaattactttttataTGTATGTAGGCTAAATAATACGCATATGTATCATTCATTAGTCAATGGTGAAAATTCTCCACTTCCTGTATACCTTTAAtccaaaacaaaacaaacattACAACCTTAAATTGTGGGAACACATTTAAATTTAGGTAAATTTTCCCTAACTAAATTAAAGGGCCTAAAAACAAGTTTAATTTTGACAAAATCCAAATTACAGAAATCTCCCACAACTTCCAAAAGTCGTTGCTTCTCACTGCAAACAGACAATAAACAGAAAATTGATGTACAAATAAATTAAACACTATCAGAAACTCATAATTGATGAACAAATTGTTGTGTTCTTCAAATTAATTGATAATTAGAATGGAACTTTTGCAGAAAGCAAAAGTTATTCGTCTTCGAAGCTACCATGATAAGTACCTAATAGCAGATTCAGACGAAGAACATGTGACTCAAGATCGAAACGGAACAGTACGAAACGCGAGATGGACGGTCGAATTGATCGAAGATTCGAACGTAATACACTTAAAAAGCTGTTTTGAGAAGTACCTAACAGCCACAAATACTCCATTTCTGTTAGGAATGACGACAGGAAGAAAAGTTCTTCAGACATCGCCAAAGAAACTTGATTCGTCTGTTCAATGGGAGCCTATTAGAGAAGGAGTTCAATTCAAGCTAAAGACGAGATATGGACAATATTTAAGAGCTAATTCAGGGTTACCGCCATGGAGAAATCATGTTACACATGATATTCCTCATAGAAGTTCCACTCAAGATTGGGTTTTATGGGATGTTGATATTGTAGAGATCAGATTACCAGAGCCTCCTAAACCTCCACCTCCTTCTAAACCAGTTCTTGAGAAACTTGATATTCACCATTCTAATCGAGCTAAATTTGAATCTCCGCCTTCGGAACGGATTTCCCCTACTGCAATCTCGCTTAGATCTCCTCCTGGATCTTCACAAAATGAGgtaatcaatcaatcaatcctCTTTTCTGGTATTTCAATACAATCAATCAACATTTTGTTGAGGTAGTTATTTATTTGTGCAGGAATTTGAAAATGGACCATTAAAAAATGAGGGGAGGGTTATTAATTACAGTGTGGCGAATGAAGAAGGAGATGTAGATGAAAATGAAAAGGAGACCTTGAATTTCAAGGGATTTTCGGTGGAAGAATTgaagaagaaattggaagaagAGACAGGGTTACAAGATATTCTTGTTTGCTCTAGAAATCCCCTTAATGGAAAGCTTTATCCTCTTCGTTTACATCTTCCTCCTAATCACGTTCAGATGTACCTAATTGTTGTTCCCTCATCTGCCAAAGGTtagcctcctcctcctcctcctccttcttcttcttctttttaggAAAAAACTTCAGAATTCATCTAACAATGCTTGTTTGTGTTTTTCAATCTTCCAGATGCATCAAACATTGGCAGTCCAACAATAGGGTAACGTAATTGAATTCGAATTCGCGAAACAAAACTCATCTTTGTAAATTATGTATGTGTATATAATCCTCAGATTAACTTTATGATGTACCAGAAGCTTTCAGATTATTCCACTACTTTCTGTAATTACTTCCTGAGATCTTCTGAAATTGTTGATATTTTTTGGGCTTCTTTTCATTTTCTGTAGATCAACTTGTAGTTTCTTGTAACTTGATTAATCTTTTAGCTCCACCTGCTAAGAATTGTAGCATAGAATGTATTTGAGGTTGATCCTTATGAGATACATCTCCAGAGACAAATTCATTCACTATTCCATCCACTTCAATCATACTACAACCTGGTGTTTTCTTCATTCCTTTTTCACCAATCATCCTATGAACCTTACGGGCGTCTTCATCTCTTCCGGCGCTCAAATAAATGTTCGACAGCTGCACTAAAGCTGCATCTTCTTCATCCCTATTACCATATTCTACCTCTAAAAGCTCCTTCGCTGCAACTTCTGCAAGCTCAACATTCTTATGGGTTCGACAACTACTTAACATAGCACCCCAAACCGAAGCAAGTGGTTTCATAGGCATTCGCTTTATAAGAGCAAGAGCTTCATCCCATTGCCGTCCCCTACATAGCAAGTCGACTATGCAGCTATAATGCTCATGTTTAGGCATGATTCCGTATCTAGATTTCATATTGTTCAAAAGACGTAGGCCTTCCTCTTGCAATCCTGCGTGAGTACAAGCAGCTAAGACCCCGAGAAGAACAACCCCATCAGGCCGAACCCTGTCTTCCAACTGCATTCTGTCCACGCAACGAATTGCTTCCATTGCATAACCATGTACTGCAAACCCTCCTATCATTGCTGCCCAAGAGAAGGCATTCTTTTTAGGCATATTCTCAAAGACTTCCACAGCTAAATTTATGGTTCCACATTTTGCATACATATCAACGAGAGCAGTTCCGAGGAAGACGTCCAATTTGAATGAGTTTTTCTTAATGTATTCGTGAATCCACTTCCCCTGCGCGAGAGCCCCTGATTGAGCACAAGCAGTCAATGCCGTAGTCGCACAGAACTCATCAGGCTCAACCCCCAAAACAAACATATTCCGGAAAACCCTCAAAGCCTCACCCCCCAAATTGCAATCAACATAACCATTTATAAGCACATTCCATTGAACAACATCTGGGTCAGTAATTTCATCAAACATCTTCTGTGCATCATCCATGAGTTTACATTTTGTATATAATCTAACAACCGCAGTTTGAATATGCCCATCTGCTGAAGCCATTCCATTTTTACACACCCAACAATGCATTTGCTTACCCAAATTAATCCAACACACATTTGCACAAGCAAAGAGAACAAAATGAAAAGTATGGTTCTGGGGCCTTACATTAGCATCTCTTAACATGAAATCAAAATAAGTGAGAGCCAAATGCGGCTGTGAACTACGAGAATATGCTCTAATAATAGTGTTATAAATGAAAGAATTGGGCGTTTGGATATGGGTGAAGAGATGAGAAGCATAAGAGAGATTACCATGTGGAGAGAGAGCGCAGAATGAAATGAGTTTGCTGATAGCATAGTTGTCGCTGTGGATATCGTTAACAATGAAAATTGCATGAAGGGATTTGAGTTGACGCATAGTTGCGCATTTTTCCGCCAGGGAAATGAAACGGTTCCATGAGTTGATGCCGAGTCTGGTTCCATGTAAGAGTTGACTCATTTATGTTGTTCAGCTCAGTTCGTTACAAGCTTTAAAGAGAATATATATCAAGTTTGATTATGCTACCTGGTTTTGGTTTTTCAACAAACATATAACTTTCGCTTTCTATTTAAAATAACAATTGGCAAGATTCCATTCAAAAATatttggcctaatacacaatacacaaataacccatTAACTTGTACAAATGTTGCAACGGCctccctcaactttcaattgtaacaacttatcccttaaacttgtccaattgtaaaacataaccttaaattgagaatttttttatctcgtatttgaagcaaccgtaaaaacgtttccCCGGATTtatatcacgccaaagatctgattatcagaCTTTGTATTTCacatgtttcttcaattgcaatCCATGTCAAcaatttggggttatattttacaattggacaagttcatagggttatttgtgtattaggccaaaaTATTTTTATGTGATACCTTAATAAATATTCTTATTTTCGCATTTTTTACACGTCTTTCGAATTAAGAAGATTCACGGACGTTCCATATGAAAAAATGAATATGCCTTAAAAATGCGAACAATACTTTCCAGCAATGTCAATCGAGATCTATCGTTCGCCTTAGTATCCGTGCGGAGAAGAAAGGAAAGTCCTTGGGTTGCTGGAGGCGGTTACACAAAGTATAGTTATCACATGACGGAGCACGATACCTACGCCATAACAGCCTGAAGACCTTAGAATCAACTGAAGTGATGACACCTCACAGCATGCTACTACATAACAGGATGCACCACCTGATATCGTTAAGTTAGAAGATTGTATAGTCCATTAAAGGATGACACGTGTTCGATCAATCATTAGAGCACACTCTCAAGGTTATGACAATTACCCTTACCAGTCACCAATATTTAATCGTCTTCAACCTCTTTGCAACATTCTATGACTTAAACATTGGAATAGATTCGCCGGATACCGCAACCTCTGATCCGTTGTTACTTCCGTTTCAAGTGATTCAATGAGGTTTTAGAAAGCTACGCATATTACACCACATGAATGGTATATGAATATTGTTAACATTTTTCCTTCTTTGAGTATTTTAGTCTTTTATGCATTTTCTCAATAAGGCTATAAATAGTCTGTGTAGTGGTTTGAAGATATACAAAAATTGAGTAAATAGTTTGTGGCTATTTTCTCTCCAAAAGATCTGTGTTCATTCTATTATTCATCCTATTTCTTTTCTACTGTTTCTATTGtttaacatggtatcagagactgAGGAATCGATCTGATTTTTCATCCGCAACTGCACTTTCCCTCGATTCAGTATTTTCTTCTTGATCCAGTATTTCTCTCGATCTGTTTTTTCCCATCCTATTCTTTGGATTCAAGTTCATCATGGATAATGATGATTTTCGCTCATTATCTCCCAGGCGAGATCGATCTAGGTCAGATTCAACTCCTACCTCAAAACTTTTCCGATTGAATACAAATGATACGCCCGGAGCTGTTCTGGTAAGTTCATCTTTAACTGGTGAGAATTATTTTGCTTAGAGTCATGCAATGCTTCTTGCGTTACGCACAAAGAAGAAAATCGCGTTTGTACAACAAACCGATATTGAACCAGATGTAGATTCAGAGGAATATGAAGCTTGGGATCAAGCTGACAGTATGGTGAAATCATGGATTCTCAATTCTATGAGTAAGGAGCTTGCAGAATCATTCTTCTATCCATCTACTTCTCGATCTCTTTGGAATGAGCTTGAGAATCGATTTGGTACTTCTAATGGACCACAATTATACAAGCTTGCTAAAGATCTTTCTACCTTTTGCCAAGGTAATCTACCAGTCTCAAGCTATTTTACACAATTATCTCGTCTCTGGAATGAATTTGATCATCTCAGACCTCCACCATTGTGTAAATGTGGAGCACATTCTAAAATGATGGCTCAACAAGAAGGCGATAGATTATTACAATTTCTTCTTGGATTGAATAATGGATATGATAATGTGAAGAATCAAATCCTTCTTCTCGAGCCGCTTccagatcttaacaaggcatatTCAATGATTATGCAAGTTGAAAAACAGAGAGAACTCAGTTCATCTCAACATGTTGAAATTGCTAATTTCAGTAAGCAGTCCAATTCACAATCTAGTCGAAGATCTTTTCCTTCTACTGGATCTAGCACAGTCAGTTCGACTCCTGCATCTAGCACAGCCAGTTCGACTCCTGCATCTAATACaggatcaattcagaagaaagaTTTTGTGCGAAAAGAAGACAGATATTGTGATCATTGTTATCGAACAGGACATACAAGAGATACTTGTTTTCGACTTACTGGTTATCCAGATTGGTACAATGCAAATTTCAAGAAGGATGGGAAGAAAAAGGGGAAATCTGATCAAGCTCATTGTGCTGCATCTATGgagtcatctacatatatctctGGAGGAGATGTTTCACCTCAATTTGCTTCATATATTGATTCTGCAATCTTGAAAGCGCTAAAGACTCAACAAAATTCCTCTGTGCAAGATGTTTTTACACCATTTGCAGGTGTAGTTGGTATGTTTCCTAACTCAACTATTAACATAGACTGGATTGTGGATAGTGGAGCAACATCACATATGAGTGGATGTTTGCATTTGTTTTCCTCTGTGTCTAAGTTAGCTAATCCTAATTCTGTGCATCTTCCTAATGGGCATAGTGTTATGGTTGATACAGTTGGTATAATCTCTTTTACACAGACTTTTAAGCTACATAATGTATTTTACATTCCTGCTTTTAAGTACAATCTGATGTCTGTTGGTCAGTTATTGACTCAGGCTAAGGTGACAGTCCAATTTCATATTGATCATTGTGTCTTACAATCCTATTCTACTGGTTCCAATCTAACTATAGGCTCTTTTTCAAATAGACTGTATCACATATCTGCAGAGTCATTCTCTAAACTGACTTTACAAAACTATGTTTCTCCCTCTTCTCAATGTAATGCTGTTTCTCAACCGCCAATTCTACCATAAAACCTATGTCACCAGAGGTTAGGACATCCATCCCCTGCTCTTTTGCCTCATATTCAAGAAATTCCTTTTTACCCTGAGTCTCATTCCTGTCCTGTGTGTCCCCTAGCAAAACAGAAAAGGATGTCATTTCCCACTAGTCATATCACTACTCAAACAAAACTAGATATGTTACATATGGATTTATGGGGCCCTTATCTTAAAACCTCATTGACTGGTGCAAATTATTTCCTTACCATAGTCGATGATCATACTAGGTTCACTTGGTTGATTCTCCTTCAAAATAAAGCACAGGTGTCATTTGCTATTGAAAAATTCTTAAACATGGTTTATACTCAGTTCTCTTGTTCAGTCAAGGTTATTAGGACTGATAATGGTAAAGAATTTTTCAATAACAATTGTTATCAACTCCTTACCAAACTTGGCATTCTTCATCACCATAGTTGTGTTTATACTCCACAACAGAATGGTGTTGTGGAGAGAAAACATCAACATATCCTAGCTGTTGCCAGAGCTTTGCTCTTTCAAGCTTCAATGCCCACTCTGTTTTGAGGAGAAGCAGTTACTATGGCTGCTCATTTAATCAATTTTCTTCCTAGTAAACTTCTAAAATGGTCCACTCCTTATTCTCAATTCTATTCTACATCACCACCTTATCATATTCTGAAGGTTTTTGGATGTCAATGTTTCCATACTATCACTCATCACAAATCAAAATTAGAGCCCAGGGCTAGTGAATGGGTTTTTCTAGGATATCCGGTGAATCAAAAGGGATATAAAATATGGGATCTTACTCAAGAAAAACTCATAGTGTCTAGGGATGTCATGTTTTATGAACAAATATTCCCCTATTCTATTCTCAAAACCTCCTTTGAGGTTCCTCTTCCTTGTCCCATGGATGATCCCATCTTACTTGATTCTATATTTGTTCCACCACCACTACCACAACAATCTCCAATTCAATCTCCAATTCCCTCACAGTATATTCCTACTGATGATTCAATTCCTTCTTCTCCTAATCCTGCTGTTACAAAACCTACTTCTTCTATCTCTGATCGTCAAAGACCGCTAAGGCAACACAGGAAGCCAGCTTGGCTAAATTATTTCGTTTCTAATGTTAATCTTCAGTCCTCCTCTTACCCACATTTCTCACCTCTTCCCTCTTATACTGTACCTCACATGGCTTTTTTGATCAATCTATATCAACTTAAAGAACCCAAGAATTATGATGAGGCTAAGACTAATCCCCTATGGGTTGAAGCTATGCATAAAGAATTATCAGCTCTTGAAGATAATGGCACTTGGATCCTAACTACTCTTCCTCCTTCTAAAAAGGGCATTGCTAGTAGATGGATTTTTAAAATTAAGTACAAGCCTAATGGAGAAGTAGAGAGGTTCAAAGCACGGCTTGTGGCCAAGGGCTATAGCCAATTGTATGGAGAAGATTATTTTGATTCCTTTAGCCCTGTAGCAAAAATAGTGACAGTACGACTTGTGCTTGCTATAGCTACCAGTAAACAATGGCCAATTCATCAATTGGATGTGAACAACGCTTATCTACATGGGTTCATCGAAGAAGATCTTTATATGCAGCCTCCACAAGGTTATAATAAAGCAATGTCTGGGCAAGTGTGTAAGCTTGTCAAGTCACTTTATGGGCTGAAACAAGCTGGGAGGCAGTGGAATAAAGAGTTAACCAGCATTCTACTCACTTTTGGTTTTCACAGATCCACACATGATCATTGTCTTTTCTTACACATCACAGATTCTTCATTCACCATTCTTGTggtatatgtggatgatattttGCTCACAAGAACTAGTTTGTAGCTTATCAATGATATCAAGGTTTTTCTCCATAACAAGTTCACCATTAAGGATCTAGGCAGTGTAAAATACTTCTTGGGTATCGAATTGGCAAGGGATCATGCTGGTCTTACTTTAAGCTAGACTAAGTATTCAAGGGATATTCTTCTTGATGCTGGAGTTATGGAAATGCAGCCTGCTTCTAGTCCTTTATCACATGGCATTATCCTCACTGATTCAGGCACTCCTTTGCCTGATCCTTCCAAATATAGAAGGCTGGTTGGTAGATTGTTGTACCTGAATTTTACAAGGCCAGACCTTACATTCGCCACTCAACAGCTATCTCAATATATGCAAGTGCCTTGTAATCATCATCTGCAGGCAGCAATTCATGTTCTGAGATATTTGAAAGGAACTCTACATCTTGGACTTTTTTATTCTGCTAACTCTGTTTTCACCTTGACAGCATATTGTGATGCTGACTGGGGTACTTGTAGAAAATCCCGGAGGTCTGTCACGGGGTTTTGTGTGTTTTTGGGGAAGTCTTTGATTTCTTGGAAGGCCAAGAAACAACCTACAATTAGCAAGTCCTCAGCAGAAGCTGAATATAGAAGTATGTCAACCACAGCATGCGAGTTGAAATGGCTCTCATATTTGTTGACTGACTTCAAAATTGACATTACTTATCCGGTGAAGCTATTTTGTGATAACACATCAGCTATTCAGATAGCCAAAGACCCTATTGATCATGACAGAACCAAACATTTTGACATCGAT
The sequence above is drawn from the Euphorbia lathyris chromosome 6, ddEupLath1.1, whole genome shotgun sequence genome and encodes:
- the LOC136234195 gene encoding uncharacterized protein isoform X1, which codes for MELLQKAKVIRLRSYHDKYLIADSDEEHVTQDRNGTVRNARWTVELIEDSNVIHLKSCFEKYLTATNTPFLLGMTTGRKVLQTSPKKLDSSVQWEPIREGVQFKLKTRYGQYLRANSGLPPWRNHVTHDIPHRSSTQDWVLWDVDIVEIRLPEPPKPPPPSKPVLEKLDIHHSNRAKFESPPSERISPTAISLRSPPGSSQNEEFENGPLKNEGRVINYSVANEEGDVDENEKETLNFKGFSVEELKKKLEEETGLQDILVCSRNPLNGKLYPLRLHLPPNHVQMYLIVVPSSAKDASNIGSPTIG
- the LOC136234195 gene encoding uncharacterized protein isoform X2; this translates as MELLQKAKVIRLRSYHDKYLIADSDEEHVTQDRNGTVRNARWTVELIEDSNVIHLKSCFEKYLTATNTPFLLGMTTGRKVLQTSPKKLDSSVQWEPIREGVQFKLKTRYGQYLRANSGLPPWRNHVTHDIPHRSSTQDWVLWDVDIVEIRLPEPPKPPPPSKPVLEKLDIHHSNRAKFESPPSERISPTAISLRSPPGSSQNEEFENGPLKNEGRVINYSVANEEGDVDENEKETLNFKGFSVEELKKKLEEETGLQDILVCSRNPLNGKLYPLRLHLPPNHVQMYLIVVPSSAKG
- the LOC136234194 gene encoding pentatricopeptide repeat-containing protein At3g28660-like; this translates as MSQLLHGTRLGINSWNRFISLAEKCATMRQLKSLHAIFIVNDIHSDNYAISKLISFCALSPHGNLSYASHLFTHIQTPNSFIYNTIIRAYSRSSQPHLALTYFDFMLRDANVRPQNHTFHFVLFACANVCWINLGKQMHCWVCKNGMASADGHIQTAVVRLYTKCKLMDDAQKMFDEITDPDVVQWNVLINGYVDCNLGGEALRVFRNMFVLGVEPDEFCATTALTACAQSGALAQGKWIHEYIKKNSFKLDVFLGTALVDMYAKCGTINLAVEVFENMPKKNAFSWAAMIGGFAVHGYAMEAIRCVDRMQLEDRVRPDGVVLLGVLAACTHAGLQEEGLRLLNNMKSRYGIMPKHEHYSCIVDLLCRGRQWDEALALIKRMPMKPLASVWGAMLSSCRTHKNVELAEVAAKELLEVEYGNRDEEDAALVQLSNIYLSAGRDEDARKVHRMIGEKGMKKTPGCSMIEVDGIVNEFVSGDVSHKDQPQIHSMLQFLAGGAKRLIKLQETTS